The following are encoded together in the Vibrio zhugei genome:
- a CDS encoding sigma-54-dependent transcriptional regulator: MAQSKVLIVEDDEGLREALVDTLALAGYEWLEADCAEDALVKLKNDSVDIVVSDVQMAGMGGLALLRNIKVHWPNVPVLLMTAYANIEDAVSAMKEGAIDYMAKPFAPEVLLNMVSRYAPVKSDDNGDAVVADPKSLKLLSLADKVAKTDANVMVLGPSGSGKEVMSRYIHNVSLRKDGPFIAINCAAIPDNMLEATLFGYEKGAFTGAVQACPGKFEQAQGGTILLDEISEMELNLQAKLLRVLQEREVERLGSRKSVKLDVRVLATSNRDLKQYAQEGNFREDLYYRLNVFPITWPALCERKGDIEPLAAHLIERHCKKLGLPVPSLSLGATEKLLQYPWPGNVRELDNVVQRALILSDQATIEASHILLEGLDWQDASGLQHAVEHQQDTSPSIKPVADPELSKTYSEPERKTESNGSIGLGDELRDQEYTIIMETLVECNGRRKDMAEKLGISPRTLRYKLAKMRDAGIDIPN, encoded by the coding sequence ATGGCTCAAAGTAAAGTCTTAATTGTAGAAGATGATGAAGGTTTGCGTGAAGCCTTAGTAGATACGTTAGCACTTGCTGGCTATGAATGGTTGGAAGCAGATTGCGCGGAAGATGCTTTAGTGAAACTGAAAAATGATTCGGTTGACATTGTGGTGTCTGATGTACAGATGGCGGGTATGGGTGGATTAGCGCTGTTACGCAACATTAAAGTTCACTGGCCGAACGTCCCTGTGTTGTTGATGACCGCATATGCAAACATTGAAGATGCGGTTTCTGCGATGAAAGAAGGGGCGATTGATTACATGGCTAAGCCATTTGCCCCGGAAGTCTTATTGAATATGGTGAGCCGTTATGCGCCAGTTAAATCCGATGATAATGGCGATGCGGTTGTTGCCGATCCCAAAAGTCTCAAATTGTTATCTTTAGCGGACAAAGTGGCGAAAACTGACGCGAATGTCATGGTATTAGGACCCAGTGGATCCGGTAAAGAAGTCATGTCACGTTATATTCATAATGTGTCTCTGCGTAAAGATGGCCCCTTTATCGCGATCAATTGTGCGGCCATTCCGGACAACATGTTGGAAGCCACTTTATTTGGTTATGAGAAAGGCGCTTTCACCGGAGCGGTACAAGCGTGCCCCGGTAAATTTGAACAAGCACAAGGGGGAACCATCTTACTGGATGAGATCAGTGAGATGGAACTGAACTTACAAGCCAAGCTACTCCGTGTCTTGCAAGAACGTGAAGTCGAGCGTTTGGGAAGTCGAAAAAGTGTCAAACTGGATGTGCGAGTATTAGCCACCAGTAACCGCGACCTCAAGCAATATGCCCAAGAAGGCAACTTTCGTGAAGATTTGTACTATCGTTTAAATGTATTCCCAATTACTTGGCCCGCATTGTGTGAGCGAAAAGGCGATATTGAACCACTCGCCGCGCACCTGATTGAACGTCACTGTAAAAAGCTAGGACTGCCTGTGCCAAGCTTATCACTCGGTGCGACAGAAAAGCTGTTGCAATATCCATGGCCAGGGAATGTCCGCGAGCTGGATAACGTGGTCCAACGCGCGCTGATTTTAAGTGATCAAGCAACCATCGAAGCGTCACATATTCTACTTGAGGGACTCGATTGGCAAGATGCGTCTGGGTTGCAACACGCTGTCGAGCATCAACAAGATACCTCGCCTTCGATCAAGCCCGTTGCCGATCCTGAATTATCGAAAACCTATTCAGAGCCGGAAAGGAAAACAGAGTCTAATGGGTCGATAGGCTTAGGTGATGAGCTGCGTGATCAAGAGTACACCATTATTATGGAAACGCTGGTGGAGTGTAATGGACGTCGTAAAGACATGGCGGAAAAGCTTGGAATCAGTCCACGAACGCTACGATATAAACTCGCCAAAATGCGTGATGCCGGAATCGATATTCCCAATTGA
- the fliE gene encoding flagellar hook-basal body complex protein FliE, with amino-acid sequence MRLDGLQSEMQAMRLEASNTTAAPTGQKVGADFGDMLTKAINNVNGLQETSSALQTRFDRGDESVSLADVMIARNKASVSFEATIQVRNKLVDAYKELMNMPV; translated from the coding sequence ATGAGATTAGATGGCTTACAAAGTGAAATGCAAGCAATGCGCTTGGAAGCAAGTAATACAACTGCAGCTCCAACTGGACAAAAAGTTGGCGCTGATTTTGGTGATATGCTGACTAAAGCCATCAATAATGTGAATGGTCTTCAGGAAACTTCGAGCGCGCTGCAAACCCGCTTTGATCGTGGAGATGAGAGTGTCTCTCTTGCGGATGTCATGATCGCTCGTAATAAAGCGAGTGTTTCTTTTGAAGCGACGATTCAAGTGCGTAACAAGCTCGTTGATGCGTACAAAGAATTAATGAATATGCCGGTTTAA
- the fliF gene encoding flagellar basal-body MS-ring/collar protein FliF — MAEDNQKTDLAVSGSGDQAMTSSAGTSLSSDTQNPDIEEKSTNKIDFAMGDLDLLRQVVLVLSISICVALIVMLFFWVRQPEMRPLGVYDTQELIPVLDYLDEQKQDYKLDGNTILVPVSDYNNLKLNMVRADLNTNTDGAGDDILLKDMGFGVSQRLEKERLKLSRERQLAAAIEEMRQVTKARVLLALPKHSVFVRQNQPASASVFLTLRTGASLKQEEVDSIIDMVSSAVPGMSPTKVTVTDQHGRLLNSGSQDPASTARRKEQELERKQEADVRQKIDSVLIPILGLGNYTAQVDIDLDFNAVEQTRKRFDPKTPSTRSEYTREDYNNSNTVAGVPGALSNQPPADASIPEDVAQMKDGSTMGQGSVHKEATRNYELDTTISHERKQTGAIARQTVAVAIKNRAKVDPQTGDVTYTPVSDAELQSIRQVLEGTVGYNQSRGDVLNVLSMQFVQPEVAEAQDVPIWENPNFGDWVRWLASALVIVVVILVLVRPALKKLLNPAAGLDEDSMYGPDGMPIGADGETSLIGGDIDGGELFEFGTGIDLPNLHKDEDVLKAVRALVANEPELAAQVVKNWMQNA, encoded by the coding sequence GTGGCTGAAGACAACCAAAAAACCGATCTTGCTGTCAGCGGCAGTGGCGATCAGGCGATGACCTCAAGCGCAGGTACGAGCCTTAGTTCGGACACACAAAACCCGGATATCGAGGAAAAAAGCACGAATAAAATCGATTTCGCGATGGGCGATTTAGATTTATTACGCCAAGTGGTTTTGGTGCTGTCGATTTCCATTTGTGTTGCTCTGATCGTGATGTTGTTTTTTTGGGTTCGCCAACCCGAAATGCGCCCATTAGGCGTGTATGACACACAAGAACTCATCCCAGTTCTTGATTATCTTGATGAGCAAAAGCAAGACTATAAGCTGGATGGGAACACCATCTTAGTGCCAGTGTCTGATTACAATAACCTCAAATTGAACATGGTACGTGCCGATCTTAATACCAATACAGATGGCGCGGGCGATGATATTTTATTGAAAGATATGGGGTTTGGTGTTTCTCAGCGTTTGGAAAAAGAGCGCTTGAAATTAAGTCGTGAGCGACAATTAGCCGCTGCGATTGAAGAAATGCGTCAAGTAACAAAAGCACGAGTGCTGTTGGCTTTGCCCAAACACAGTGTGTTTGTTCGTCAAAATCAGCCAGCCTCTGCTTCTGTCTTTTTAACCTTGCGTACTGGCGCCAGCCTGAAACAGGAAGAAGTCGACTCTATCATTGATATGGTATCGAGCGCGGTGCCTGGCATGTCACCGACCAAAGTGACGGTCACCGATCAGCACGGTCGATTACTGAACTCCGGCTCACAAGATCCCGCTTCTACAGCGCGCCGTAAAGAGCAAGAGCTTGAACGTAAACAAGAAGCGGATGTTCGTCAAAAAATCGACTCTGTGTTAATCCCCATTCTTGGGCTGGGAAATTATACCGCGCAAGTGGACATTGACTTGGACTTTAATGCGGTTGAGCAAACACGTAAGCGCTTTGATCCTAAAACGCCATCGACACGCAGCGAATATACGCGTGAAGACTACAACAACAGTAATACAGTTGCTGGTGTTCCTGGCGCATTAAGTAATCAACCGCCAGCAGATGCCTCTATCCCCGAAGACGTGGCGCAAATGAAAGACGGTTCGACCATGGGACAAGGCTCGGTGCATAAAGAAGCGACCCGTAACTATGAATTGGATACGACGATCAGTCATGAACGGAAACAAACGGGCGCTATTGCACGGCAAACCGTTGCTGTCGCAATAAAAAATCGCGCTAAAGTGGATCCGCAAACGGGGGATGTGACATACACCCCGGTGAGTGATGCTGAATTACAATCGATCCGTCAGGTCTTAGAAGGAACGGTAGGCTATAATCAAAGTCGAGGGGATGTACTGAATGTATTGAGCATGCAGTTTGTCCAACCAGAGGTTGCCGAAGCCCAAGATGTGCCAATTTGGGAGAACCCAAACTTTGGGGATTGGGTTCGTTGGTTAGCCAGTGCGCTCGTGATTGTTGTCGTGATTTTAGTGTTGGTGCGTCCAGCATTGAAGAAACTGCTCAATCCAGCCGCGGGTCTCGACGAAGATTCGATGTATGGTCCAGATGGTATGCCAATTGGAGCGGATGGTGAAACCAGTCTGATTGGTGGTGACATCGATGGGGGCGAGCTCTTTGAGTTTGGTACCGGTATTGATCTACCGAACTTGCATAAAGATGAGGACGTATTGAAAGCGGTACGTGCTCTTGTGGCCAACGAGCCAGAACTTGCGGCTCAAGTAGTGAAAAATTGGATGCAAAATGCCTGA
- the fliG gene encoding flagellar motor switch protein FliG — translation MPENDEKGKEVVSTEDIADIPGEERAAILLLSLNEDDAAGIIRHLEPKQVQRVGSAMAKAKDLSQDRVGLVHRAFLEDIQKYTNIGMGSEDFMRNALVAALGADKANNLVDQILLGTGSKGLDSLKWMDPRQVASIIVNEHPQIQTIVLSYLDPDQSAEILAQFAERDRLDLMMRIANLEEVQPSALAELNEIMEKQFAGQAGAQAAKIGGLKAAADIMNYLDNNVEGLLMDQMRDQDEDLATQIQDLMFVFENLVEVDDQGIQKLLRDVPQDVLQRALKGADDDLRDKIFKNMSKRAAELMRDDLEAMPPIKVSDVEAAQKEILAIARKMADQGELMLSGGADEFL, via the coding sequence ATGCCTGAGAATGATGAAAAAGGAAAAGAAGTGGTCAGCACTGAAGATATTGCCGATATTCCTGGTGAAGAGCGTGCCGCCATTTTATTACTGAGTCTCAATGAAGACGATGCCGCTGGTATTATTCGCCACCTAGAGCCGAAACAGGTGCAACGGGTGGGGAGTGCGATGGCCAAAGCCAAAGATTTGAGCCAAGATCGAGTCGGTTTGGTGCATCGCGCTTTCTTAGAAGATATTCAGAAATACACCAATATCGGTATGGGGAGCGAAGACTTTATGCGAAATGCATTGGTCGCTGCGCTCGGAGCCGATAAAGCCAATAACTTGGTCGACCAAATCTTATTGGGGACTGGCTCAAAAGGTTTGGATTCATTGAAATGGATGGATCCAAGGCAAGTGGCTAGCATCATCGTCAATGAACACCCACAGATTCAGACCATTGTATTGTCATACTTGGATCCAGACCAATCAGCCGAAATTCTCGCGCAGTTTGCTGAGCGTGATCGTCTTGATTTGATGATGCGTATCGCTAACCTCGAAGAGGTACAGCCATCAGCATTGGCTGAGTTGAATGAGATCATGGAAAAACAATTCGCAGGACAAGCCGGTGCACAAGCGGCCAAAATTGGTGGCTTGAAAGCGGCGGCGGATATCATGAACTACCTCGACAACAACGTCGAAGGTCTCTTGATGGATCAGATGCGCGATCAAGACGAAGATTTGGCAACCCAAATTCAGGATTTGATGTTTGTGTTCGAGAATTTAGTCGAAGTCGACGATCAAGGCATTCAAAAACTACTTCGCGATGTGCCGCAAGATGTCTTGCAGCGTGCGCTTAAAGGGGCAGATGATGATCTGCGTGATAAAATCTTTAAGAACATGTCCAAACGAGCAGCCGAGCTTATGCGTGATGATTTAGAAGCGATGCCACCGATCAAAGTATCGGATGTGGAAGCGGCGCAAAAAGAAATTTTGGCGATTGCCCGTAAAATGGCGGACCAAGGTGAGCTTATGTTGTCTGGTGGTGCGGACGAATTCTTGTAA
- the fliH gene encoding flagellar assembly protein FliH, giving the protein MPVERKRGFIRPDSNTPADEQPQTWGLPDYDLDSGNSARETALNYDPSWTPRDEVAEDESEPQPFSVEDLESIRQAAYQEGQEQGYAEGFQSGVEQGKEEGYRVGHEEGVTAGHQEGLQAGQEHMDQQVKQFVEMANQFSQPLELMNAQVEKQLVDMVLTMVKEVVHVEVKTNPQIILDTVKASVESLPIAGHAITLKLHPDDVDIVKQAYGEQEVDSRNWTLVSEPALDRGDVQIEASDSSVNYRMEERIRAVLHNFCGANRHQVGTE; this is encoded by the coding sequence ATGCCAGTTGAAAGAAAACGCGGTTTTATCCGTCCCGACTCCAATACACCCGCTGATGAGCAACCACAAACGTGGGGGCTACCTGACTACGACTTGGATTCAGGCAACAGTGCGCGCGAAACGGCGCTGAATTATGATCCCAGTTGGACACCTCGTGATGAGGTCGCTGAAGACGAAAGCGAACCTCAACCTTTCTCTGTAGAAGACCTCGAGTCGATTCGCCAAGCAGCGTATCAAGAAGGACAAGAACAAGGTTATGCAGAAGGTTTTCAATCGGGCGTCGAGCAGGGAAAAGAAGAAGGCTATCGTGTCGGTCATGAAGAAGGCGTGACGGCAGGTCATCAAGAAGGCTTGCAGGCTGGCCAAGAACATATGGATCAACAGGTAAAGCAGTTTGTTGAAATGGCCAACCAGTTTTCTCAACCGTTGGAACTGATGAATGCACAGGTTGAAAAACAACTGGTCGATATGGTGCTGACGATGGTGAAAGAAGTGGTGCACGTCGAAGTGAAAACCAATCCACAGATCATTTTAGATACAGTTAAGGCGTCGGTGGAGTCCCTGCCTATCGCCGGTCATGCCATTACCTTGAAGTTACATCCTGACGATGTTGATATCGTTAAGCAGGCTTACGGCGAGCAAGAAGTGGATAGCCGTAATTGGACCTTGGTGAGTGAGCCTGCCTTAGATCGTGGTGATGTGCAAATTGAAGCAAGCGACTCGAGTGTCAACTATCGTATGGAAGAGCGGATTCGTGCAGTATTACACAATTTTTGTGGTGCCAATCGTCACCAAGTGGGTACGGAGTAA
- the fliI gene encoding flagellar protein export ATPase FliI, whose protein sequence is MLSLADRLTQYKIEGLTRKPIASGKLVRVVGLTLEATGCKAPIGSLCLIETMSGNMEAEVVGFSGDNLFLMPSEQITGILPGAKVTPLTQEAGMPVGMELLGRVVDGVGNPLDGLGPIYTEQTASLNVEPINPLARKPIDAPLDVGIKAINGLLTVGKGQRIGLFAGSGVGKSVTLGMMTRGTTAQVVVVGLIGERGREVKEFIEEILGHEGRQRAVVVAAPADSSPLMRLKGCQTALTIAEYFRDQGLDVLLLMDSLTRFAQAQREIALSVGEPPATKGYPPSVFAKLPALVERAGNGGPEQGSITAFFTVLTEGDDLQDPIADASRAILDGHIVLSREMADAGHYPAIDVEKSVSRVMPQVTTDQHVLMSKAVRQILSICRKNQDLVSIGAYKPGTDQAIDSAFTLKPKLDQYLQQEMKETVPYDMCVNMLKNVLGVEE, encoded by the coding sequence ATGTTGTCATTAGCGGATCGCCTAACGCAATATAAAATCGAAGGCTTGACGCGCAAACCCATCGCGTCGGGAAAGTTGGTGCGTGTGGTCGGGTTAACATTAGAAGCGACAGGGTGCAAAGCCCCGATTGGCAGCTTATGTTTGATTGAAACTATGTCAGGTAACATGGAAGCGGAAGTCGTCGGTTTTTCTGGTGATAATCTATTTCTCATGCCGAGCGAACAAATCACGGGGATTTTACCAGGCGCGAAAGTGACGCCTCTTACTCAAGAGGCGGGCATGCCTGTTGGTATGGAATTACTCGGCCGCGTGGTCGATGGTGTTGGCAACCCTCTGGATGGTTTAGGGCCGATTTATACGGAACAAACCGCGTCGTTAAACGTAGAGCCCATTAACCCGCTAGCGCGTAAACCCATTGATGCGCCATTGGATGTTGGAATTAAAGCGATCAATGGGTTACTGACGGTCGGTAAAGGTCAGCGTATTGGCTTATTTGCAGGATCGGGTGTGGGTAAGTCTGTCACATTGGGGATGATGACTCGCGGAACCACAGCACAGGTTGTCGTCGTGGGGTTAATCGGTGAGCGTGGGCGAGAAGTAAAAGAATTTATTGAAGAAATTCTCGGGCACGAAGGACGCCAGCGCGCTGTCGTAGTGGCAGCGCCAGCGGATTCCTCTCCACTGATGCGCTTGAAAGGCTGCCAAACAGCGTTAACGATTGCCGAATATTTTCGCGATCAGGGTTTAGATGTTTTGCTGCTCATGGATTCTCTGACGCGTTTTGCTCAAGCGCAGCGCGAAATCGCGCTCTCGGTAGGTGAGCCACCTGCGACAAAAGGTTATCCACCTTCTGTGTTTGCTAAGCTTCCCGCATTGGTCGAGCGTGCAGGTAATGGTGGGCCGGAGCAGGGCTCCATCACCGCCTTTTTCACTGTATTAACCGAAGGCGATGATTTACAAGACCCGATCGCGGACGCCTCCCGTGCGATTTTGGATGGACACATCGTGCTGTCGCGTGAAATGGCGGATGCCGGGCATTATCCCGCGATTGATGTGGAAAAATCCGTCAGCCGGGTGATGCCGCAAGTGACGACCGATCAGCACGTTCTGATGTCAAAAGCGGTTCGACAAATCCTATCAATATGCCGTAAAAATCAGGATTTGGTCTCTATTGGGGCGTATAAGCCAGGGACCGATCAGGCCATTGATAGCGCATTTACATTGAAACCGAAGCTGGATCAGTATTTACAACAAGAGATGAAAGAAACCGTCCCTTATGATATGTGTGTCAATATGCTCAAGAACGTCTTAGGTGTTGAGGAGTAA
- the fliJ gene encoding flagellar export protein FliJ → MDNALTFLLSQAKDNEDKAVMALNQARSELDNYYQQLEQIEQYRLDYCQQLVDRGQAGLTASQYGHLQRFLSQLDETLSKQREAEAHFTQQVENSEQHWLEIRKQRRSYEWLIEKKQTEKQRAEEKREQRMMDEFSTLSFNRRRLNDKS, encoded by the coding sequence ATGGACAACGCACTGACTTTTTTGCTTAGCCAAGCCAAAGACAACGAAGATAAAGCGGTCATGGCGCTCAATCAAGCGAGGAGTGAGTTGGATAACTATTATCAGCAGCTAGAGCAAATAGAGCAGTATCGATTGGATTACTGCCAGCAACTCGTTGATCGAGGGCAAGCAGGACTCACTGCGAGTCAATATGGTCATTTACAACGTTTTTTAAGTCAGTTAGATGAGACCTTATCAAAGCAACGGGAAGCGGAAGCGCACTTTACCCAGCAAGTGGAAAATAGCGAGCAACATTGGCTAGAGATTCGTAAGCAAAGACGCTCTTATGAGTGGTTGATTGAAAAAAAACAAACAGAAAAGCAGCGCGCAGAAGAAAAACGTGAACAGCGTATGATGGACGAGTTTTCAACGCTGAGCTTCAATCGTCGTCGCCTTAATGATAAATCGTGA
- a CDS encoding flagellar hook-length control protein FliK — MNINTSQSTDSLKGTEITGSGASKGDKKETSEASGFFDKLTALMFGSSEQTKGKIAGKLLQAKASDGGNDPMAALKKLGWTKHQLEHLTEKELSKVANQQGIEVAELKSIIQQMPDVMTAKPALASAKNAQSSDADKTDIPAAMDEGKQLLGKLQQANQTLTKPASQVAHGKDLPQKVGVTAAEPVAPALQKNKLVHTGKEDESTTFAERPISQKELAQLVALKKQHPELSESDLKKQLVAQRIKQDEMTESETASLGVSHHASPNQPVVMTNAATASAEKGGGVSYALHKGAQPSPIQTQSASVTVQTGMSEHKLSPQGNMVTPQDGGATGLPSQSQQQTTASPLGQGANPLVAASLMATNAAKGAPSNVIEKGLSEKALNAMTEMKGAKRGTSSPESSLAAQLSSASGQSLSATQKVDGTQQAASPQLQLSKDGADQVAEKVHMMMSKNLKSIDIRLDPPEMGKMHIKMQMNNDGGATVHFTVASHHARDALEQSMPRLREMLSQQGVQLGGTSVQQDGGSQQQSFASANGGQSQSQSQRQAGRGVAGGTQENFDGDIKLDLNVASKRDGISYYA; from the coding sequence ATGAATATTAACACATCTCAGTCAACTGACAGTCTTAAAGGCACCGAGATTACTGGAAGCGGCGCTTCTAAGGGTGATAAAAAAGAGACCAGTGAAGCGAGTGGTTTTTTTGATAAATTAACGGCCTTAATGTTCGGTTCTTCCGAGCAAACTAAAGGTAAGATCGCAGGCAAATTGCTGCAAGCGAAGGCGAGCGACGGTGGGAATGATCCGATGGCCGCCTTAAAGAAGCTAGGTTGGACCAAGCACCAGCTAGAACATCTCACTGAAAAAGAATTAAGTAAAGTCGCAAATCAACAAGGGATTGAGGTTGCCGAACTGAAAAGCATTATTCAGCAAATGCCGGATGTTATGACCGCGAAGCCTGCGCTTGCATCTGCAAAGAATGCGCAGTCTAGCGATGCGGATAAAACGGATATTCCAGCTGCGATGGATGAAGGTAAGCAGTTGCTTGGCAAGTTACAGCAAGCGAATCAGACGTTAACCAAACCCGCGTCACAGGTAGCCCATGGCAAAGACTTGCCACAAAAGGTCGGCGTGACCGCGGCTGAACCTGTTGCGCCTGCTTTGCAGAAAAACAAGCTGGTTCACACGGGCAAAGAGGACGAATCAACGACATTCGCAGAACGTCCTATCAGTCAAAAAGAATTGGCTCAGTTAGTCGCACTGAAAAAGCAGCACCCTGAGTTGTCGGAAAGCGACTTGAAGAAACAACTTGTCGCACAGCGTATTAAGCAAGACGAAATGACAGAGAGTGAAACGGCCTCTCTGGGAGTGAGTCATCATGCTTCGCCTAATCAGCCTGTTGTTATGACCAATGCGGCTACAGCGAGTGCTGAGAAAGGGGGCGGGGTTAGTTATGCGCTGCACAAAGGCGCCCAGCCTAGTCCGATTCAGACGCAGTCAGCATCTGTGACCGTTCAAACGGGCATGAGCGAACATAAACTTTCGCCCCAAGGTAATATGGTCACACCACAGGACGGGGGGGCAACAGGTCTTCCATCTCAAAGCCAACAGCAGACCACGGCCTCGCCATTAGGACAAGGAGCGAACCCACTGGTGGCGGCTTCTTTGATGGCGACGAATGCGGCGAAAGGGGCTCCGAGCAATGTGATAGAAAAAGGGTTGAGCGAAAAAGCGCTGAACGCCATGACTGAAATGAAAGGGGCTAAGCGCGGGACATCTTCGCCAGAAAGTTCACTTGCTGCCCAACTTTCGTCGGCATCCGGACAATCGCTATCGGCAACACAAAAAGTCGATGGTACCCAGCAAGCGGCGTCACCTCAGCTACAATTATCAAAAGATGGGGCTGATCAGGTGGCGGAAAAAGTTCATATGATGATGTCTAAGAACTTAAAAAGTATCGATATTCGCCTTGACCCTCCTGAAATGGGTAAAATGCATATAAAAATGCAGATGAATAATGACGGTGGGGCTACCGTACACTTCACCGTGGCTAGCCATCATGCACGGGATGCGCTTGAGCAATCGATGCCTCGTTTGCGGGAGATGCTGTCTCAGCAAGGGGTTCAATTAGGCGGCACTTCTGTTCAACAAGACGGTGGCAGCCAGCAGCAAAGTTTTGCATCGGCAAATGGTGGCCAATCTCAATCTCAATCTCAACGCCAAGCTGGTCGTGGGGTTGCTGGGGGAACGCAAGAAAACTTTGATGGAGACATCAAACTTGATTTGAATGTCGCATCAAAGCGTGATGGAATTTCATATTATGCGTAA
- the fliL gene encoding flagellar basal body-associated protein FliL produces the protein MADEDAPKKGKSKLLIIIIAVVVLLLGGGGAAFFLMGGDDSDAQAEKSEQQAAQKPQMPVSYVNLAEPFVFNVSGDSRSRMVQIKVQLMVRGAENENLARYHSPLIESTLLSTFAAAKLEQLRSPTGRVELRKRATDDIKTALGKAVGSPVIERVLFTDFVMQ, from the coding sequence ATGGCAGACGAAGACGCGCCGAAAAAAGGCAAAAGCAAACTACTGATTATCATTATTGCCGTTGTGGTGTTGCTCTTAGGGGGCGGTGGTGCTGCATTTTTCCTCATGGGCGGCGATGATTCTGATGCTCAGGCTGAAAAGAGTGAGCAGCAAGCCGCCCAAAAACCGCAGATGCCGGTTTCTTATGTTAATTTAGCGGAGCCTTTCGTCTTTAATGTCAGTGGTGATTCACGTAGCCGTATGGTGCAAATTAAAGTGCAATTGATGGTGAGGGGCGCGGAAAATGAAAATTTAGCGCGCTATCATTCGCCTCTCATTGAAAGCACATTATTGTCGACGTTTGCTGCCGCCAAGTTAGAACAACTGCGCAGCCCGACTGGACGCGTTGAATTACGGAAACGGGCGACCGATGACATCAAAACGGCACTTGGTAAGGCCGTAGGGTCTCCGGTGATTGAACGTGTGTTATTTACCGATTTTGTAATGCAATAG
- the fliM gene encoding flagellar motor switch protein FliM has product MTDLLSQDEIDALLHGVDGVDDEEDDHDSQSQAESMSFDFSSQDRIVRGRMPTLELINERFARHLRISLFNMLRKTAEVSINGVQMMKFGEYQNTLYVPTSLNMVRFRPLKGTALVTMEARLVFILVENFFGGDGRYHARIEGREFTPTERRVIQLLLKIVFGDYKEAWSPVMGVEFEYLDSEVNPSMANIVSPTEMIVVSSFHIEVDGGGGDFHVVMPYSMVEPIRELLDAGVQSDKMETDVRWSSALRDEIMDVPVNFRVNLLEKDIALRDLMELQPGDVIPIDMPEHATMFVEELPTYRVKMGRSNDKLAVQISEKIRRPDVVKTDLAFLSKDIMAELEDEEHDNESGNEQQHFSGLD; this is encoded by the coding sequence GTGACGGATCTATTAAGCCAAGACGAAATTGATGCGCTATTACACGGTGTTGATGGCGTAGATGATGAAGAGGATGATCACGACTCGCAGTCGCAAGCGGAGTCGATGTCCTTTGATTTCTCGTCACAAGACCGCATTGTTCGTGGGCGAATGCCGACTCTCGAACTTATTAATGAACGGTTTGCGCGTCATTTACGCATCAGCTTATTTAATATGCTGCGCAAAACCGCAGAGGTGTCGATCAACGGCGTGCAAATGATGAAGTTTGGCGAATATCAAAACACGCTATATGTCCCGACCAGTTTGAATATGGTGCGTTTTCGACCGTTAAAAGGGACGGCGTTGGTCACGATGGAAGCTCGTCTCGTCTTCATTTTGGTAGAAAACTTTTTTGGCGGTGATGGACGCTACCATGCCCGGATTGAGGGGCGTGAGTTTACTCCGACAGAGCGGCGCGTGATCCAATTATTGCTGAAAATTGTCTTTGGTGATTATAAAGAGGCATGGTCACCCGTGATGGGGGTTGAGTTCGAATATTTGGATTCGGAAGTGAACCCAAGTATGGCGAATATTGTCAGCCCAACGGAAATGATCGTGGTGAGTTCCTTTCATATTGAAGTGGATGGCGGCGGTGGCGACTTCCATGTCGTGATGCCGTATTCCATGGTTGAGCCTATCCGTGAATTGCTTGATGCTGGTGTGCAGTCCGATAAAATGGAAACCGATGTACGCTGGAGCTCGGCATTACGTGATGAGATTATGGATGTTCCGGTGAACTTTCGAGTGAACTTATTAGAAAAAGACATTGCCTTACGCGATCTCATGGAACTGCAGCCGGGCGATGTGATCCCCATCGACATGCCAGAACATGCGACCATGTTTGTAGAAGAATTGCCGACCTATCGAGTGAAGATGGGGCGATCCAATGACAAATTAGCCGTACAGATTTCTGAGAAGATTCGTCGCCCGGATGTGGTTAAAACGGATCTGGCATTTTTAAGTAAAGACATTATGGCTGAACTTGAGGATGAAGAGCACGACAATGAAAGTGGCAATGAACAACAACACTTTTCTGGTTTAGATTAA